From one Coffea eugenioides isolate CCC68of chromosome 11, Ceug_1.0, whole genome shotgun sequence genomic stretch:
- the LOC113752019 gene encoding uncharacterized protein LOC113752019, with protein sequence MAPYEALYGRKCRSPIYWDEIEERKVLDPTAVPWIEDAYEKVTPLRSLTAGKGKKLQLRYIGPLEILQRVRNMAYRLELPANLSRIHDVFHVSMLKKYRPDPTHVLNPEEIDIDESLTYEERPVQILDRKVKELRTKQIPLVKVLRRNHEVEEAIWEVEVS encoded by the exons atggcaccgtatgaaGCTCTTTATGGAAGAAAGTGCCGATCACCAATATACTGGGATGAAATAGAAGAAAGAAAGGTTTTAGACCCAACTGCAGTACCATGGATCGAGGATGCGTATGAGAAG GTCACACCACTTCGAAGTCTCACGgcgggaaaaggaaagaagcttcaactgAGATATATAGGACCTTTAGAAATTCTTCAACGAGTAAGGAATATGGCTTACCGGTTGGAATTACCAGCAAATCTATCCAGGATCCATGACGTGTTTCACGTTTCTATGTTGAAGAAGTATCGTCCAGACCCCACTCATGTACTGAACCCAGAAGAAATTGACATTGACGAATCGCTGACTTACGAAGAAAGGCCGGTACAGATCTTAGATCGAAaagtaaaggaattaaggaCTAAACAAATACCCTTGGTAAAGGTTTTGCGGAGAAATCATGaggtagaggaagctatttgggaAGTGGAAGTATCCTGA